In Pseudorasbora parva isolate DD20220531a chromosome 20, ASM2467924v1, whole genome shotgun sequence, a single window of DNA contains:
- the cnot4b gene encoding CCR4-NOT transcription complex subunit 4 — MSRSPEVKEDPMECPLCMEPLEIDDVNFFPCTCGYQICRFCWHRIRTDENGLCPACRKPYPEDPAVYKPLSQEELQRIKNEKKQKQNERKQKITENRKHLSSVRVVQRNLVFVVGLSQRLADPEVLKRPEYFGKFGKIHKVVINNSTSYAGSQGPSASAYVTYIRSEDALRAIQCVNNVVVDGRTLKASLGTTKYCSYFLKSMQCPKPDCMYLHELGDEAASFTKEEMQAGKHQEYEQKLLQELYKTNPNFLQNSAGEKTKGKSGTSQSNNKEAWPSLQTTGKTLNGLPEHHKTPSLDGGSDSENMTLDGLDTELGLGPIAGLPPFTSNCDPASPSNKPSDCFSISNGETSQISGNDSPSPPPGLTKPSLVVPICVAGLTVRSPFDGAAAESQSLFSDNSNFRHPNPIPSGLPSFSNSLHNNSDWPTAPEPQSLFTSDTIPVSSSTDWQAAFGFGSSTKQQDDDLGFDPFDVTRKALADLIEKELSVQDNTSLPMTATKSAPIFPHGPLLAPLHNTPSMKSALQPSTSSHFSLNSSLPSRGFSQLPHRTVYNSFSFPGQTQTSRHSWMGMPMRNNLPHLNHTGGPSAAQHSSFLDLNSAPQQHQHHSTGLGGIHMTENSTSVESLNVKEWQDGLRALLPNININFGGLPSSSSSSSSSSSSSSSVNHTGGISHSLSWDGTASWMDPAIITGIPASSGNSLDSLQDDNPPHWLKSLQALTEMDVPSGSTVPPQPPHSGPFGAQFPHRAGWTPYPTTANPATQFHSPPPGFQTAFRASAQASTDLLQSAGMDRH; from the exons CCGTATCCAGAAGACCCTGCGGTGTACAAACCTCTCTCTCAAGAGGAACTTCAGAGGATAAAGAACGAGAAGAAGCAGAAGCAGAATGAGCGGAAACAGAAGATCACAGAGAACCGCAAGCACCTCTCCAGTGTGCGAGTCGTCCAGAGAAACCTGGTGTTTGTGGTGGGCCTTTCACAGAGACTCGCCGACCCTGAG GTCTTAAAAAGGCCAGAGTACTTTGGGAAGTTTGGAAAGATCCACAAAGTGGTCATCAATAACAGCACTTCTTATGCTGGCTCACAG GGTCCTAGCGCCAGTGCCTACGTCACCTACATTCGATCAGAAGATGCCCTCAGAGCCATACAATGTGTTAACAATGTTGTAGTAGATGGCAGAACACTTAAG GCTTCGTTAGGTACAACAAAATACTGCAGTTATTTTCTAAAAAGCATGCAGTGTCCCAAACCAGACTGCATGTATCTTCACGAGCTGGGAGACGAAGCTGCTAGTTTCACAAAAGAAGAAATGCAG GCAGGGAAACATCAGGAATATGAACAGAAACTTTTACAGGAGCTCTACAAAACAAACCCCAACTTCCTGCAGAACTCGGCAGGGGAGAAGACAAAGGGCAAATCGGGCACATCACAGAG TAACAACAAAGAGGCGTGGCCTTCGTTACAAACCACAGGGAAGACGCTAAATGGACTTCCAGAACACCATAAGACCCCATCCCTAGATGGGGGCTCAGACTCTGAAAACATGACTCTAGACGGTCTGGACACAGAGCTGGGCCTTGGCCCCATCGCTGGTCTGCCCCCCTTCACGTCAAACTGTGACCCTGCCAG CCCAAGTAACAAACCTTCAGACTGCTTCAGTATAAGTAACGGAGAAACATCACAA ATTTCTGGCAACGACTCCCCATCGCCCCCTCCTGGCCTGACCAAGCCATCTCTAGTTGTGCCTATTTGTGTAGCAGGGCTGACAGTACGGTCGCCTTTCGATGGCGCAGCAGCTGAGTCACAATCACTCTTTTCAGACAATAGCAACTTCCGGCACCCCAATCCCATTCCCAGTGGCCTGCCCAGCTTTTCCAATTcccttcacaacaactctgatTGGCCCACTGCTCCAGAACCACAGAGCCTCTTCACTTCAG ATACCATACCAGTGTCGTCCTCTACGGACTGGCAAGCGGCATTCGGTTTCGGCTCCTCCACCAAGCAGCAGGATGACGACCTCGGCTTTGACCCCTTTGACGTCACCCGTAAGGCACTGGCTGACCTCATAGAGAAAGAGCTCTCAGTGCAGGATAACACTTCCTTGCCCATGACTGCCACAAAGTCAGCGCCAATCTTCCCCCACGGGCCTTTACTCGCCCCGCTCCACAACACCCCCTCCATGAAAAGCGCACTTCAGCCTTCTACGTCCTCACACTTTTCCCTAAACTCTAGTCTGCCCTCACGGGGCTTCTCCCAGCTCCCACACCGCACAGTCTACAACTCCTTCAGCTTTCCCGGCCAGACACAGACCTCTCGCCACAGTTGGATGGGCATGCCCATGCGCAATAACCTCCCACACTTGAATCACACCGGGGGCCCTTCTGCTGCCCAGCATAGCAGCTTTTTGGACTTGAACTCGGCACCACAACAGCATCAACATCACAGTACGGGGCTTGGAGGTATCCATATGACAG AAAACAGCACCTCAGTAGAAAGTCTAAATGTGAAGGAGTGGCAGGATGGGCTCAGAGCTCTTTTAcccaacatcaacatcaacttTGGTGGACTGCCCAGCTCATCCTCATCTTCgtcttcatcatcatcctcctcctctAGCGTGAACCACACAGGCGGGATCTCGCATAGCCTTAGCTGGGACGgcacagccagctggatggaccCTGCCATCATCACAG GTATCCCAGCATCCTCAGGCAACAGTCTGGACTCTCTGCAGGATGACAATCCTCCACATTGGCTCAAATCCTTGCAGGCGCTCACAGAGATGGATGTCCCTTCCGGCTCCACAGTGCCCCCTCAGCCCCCACACAGCGGCCCCTTTGGAGCCCAGTTCCCCCACAGAGCCGGCTGGACCCCTTATCCAACCACAGCCAACCCCGCCACCCAGTTCCACTCACCTCCCCCAGGGTTCCAGACCGCCTTCAGAGCCTCAGCCCAGGCCTCCACAGATCTGCTACAGAGTGCCGGCATGGACCGTCATTAG